One window of Dyadobacter sandarakinus genomic DNA carries:
- a CDS encoding Tm-1-like ATP-binding domain-containing protein — MDLQQKYILIIGCFDTKGSVFAHLRRHVLAQGEQVIMMNTGVYGTTDAFEVQFEAATIATEGDYDLDRLRAERDRGKAIDVMGRGAARVTARLVAEGKIKAVIGMGGGGGTYIALAAMQHVPLGIPKLCLTTLAAKDLSRQVSDKDITLMPSVVDVAGMNHILKMLVEQAAAAICAMANVPVQQDQEVAGCVAISMFGNTTACVDQCTKLLNLEGYEVMAFHATGTGGKTMEALIREGSFDAVLDVTTTELADDLCEGICSAGPERLTAAAEMGIPQVVVPGCLDMVNFAQPDTVPARFRNRQLYSWAPDVTLMRTNPEENSILGERLAGKVSRSEAPAAIVIPQQGISQVDAPGGIFYNPEADTVLFQAIRQHAGSKVKIIEADLHINDPAFAEILVRTLLEIVKK; from the coding sequence ATGGATCTGCAACAAAAATACATTCTGATCATCGGCTGCTTTGACACCAAGGGCAGCGTCTTTGCACATTTGCGCAGGCATGTCCTGGCACAGGGTGAGCAGGTAATTATGATGAACACAGGTGTTTACGGCACTACCGACGCCTTTGAAGTACAATTTGAGGCAGCAACCATTGCCACGGAAGGCGACTACGACCTTGACCGGCTGCGCGCGGAACGTGACCGCGGCAAAGCCATTGATGTGATGGGCCGGGGTGCTGCCAGGGTCACGGCCAGACTTGTGGCAGAGGGAAAAATCAAGGCGGTGATCGGGATGGGCGGCGGCGGAGGCACCTACATTGCGCTCGCAGCCATGCAGCATGTTCCGCTGGGCATTCCCAAATTGTGCCTGACCACACTCGCCGCCAAGGATCTCTCCCGGCAGGTGAGCGACAAGGACATTACCTTAATGCCCTCGGTTGTGGACGTGGCCGGCATGAACCACATTCTGAAAATGCTCGTGGAGCAAGCCGCAGCGGCAATATGCGCCATGGCGAACGTGCCCGTGCAGCAGGATCAGGAAGTTGCCGGCTGCGTGGCCATCAGTATGTTCGGCAACACCACGGCCTGCGTGGATCAGTGTACCAAGCTGCTCAACCTGGAAGGTTACGAGGTAATGGCTTTTCACGCGACCGGCACAGGAGGCAAAACCATGGAGGCGCTGATCCGCGAGGGAAGCTTTGATGCAGTACTCGACGTGACCACAACCGAGCTGGCCGACGACCTCTGCGAAGGCATTTGCAGCGCCGGACCAGAGCGGCTGACCGCTGCGGCTGAAATGGGAATTCCTCAGGTGGTGGTACCCGGATGTCTGGATATGGTCAATTTTGCGCAGCCCGACACCGTACCTGCGCGCTTCCGGAACCGCCAGCTTTACAGCTGGGCACCGGATGTAACGCTTATGCGGACCAACCCGGAAGAAAACAGCATACTGGGAGAAAGGCTGGCCGGAAAAGTGAGCCGGTCGGAAGCGCCTGCGGCCATCGTGATCCCCCAGCAGGGTATTTCCCAGGTTGATGCCCCCGGCGGAATATTTTACAACCCTGAGGCTGATACTGTCTTGTTTCAGGCAATCAGGCAGCATGCCGGGAGCAAGGTAAAGATCATTGAGGCTGATCTGCATATCAATGATCCTGCGTTTGCAGAGATACTGGTCCGCACGCTGCTGGAAATAGTAAAAAAATAA
- a CDS encoding DUF1684 domain-containing protein → MKYKIHYLFVLAAVLCSSAFTRNDNAYEQEIREWHAQRIEHLKQESGWLNLAGLYWLHEGSNTFGADEKNDILFPKERSKPFLGEFVLNKGNVTLHAGPGAEIFNGDQPVTSLDIFPGGEAVTLKHNSLRWFVIKRGDKYAIRLRDLESPYLKEFTGIDRFPVETKWRVKARFEPTTGRTVAITDVTGRTDEQVSPGRLVFTRDGQEYSLDAVGTTDELFIIFADLTNKTETYGSGRFLYSSVEKDGSAWLDFNKAINPPCAFSPYATCPLPPKQNKLALAVKAGEMRYGEH, encoded by the coding sequence ATGAAGTACAAAATACATTATCTGTTCGTGCTTGCGGCCGTGCTTTGCTCGTCCGCATTTACCCGTAACGACAATGCTTATGAGCAGGAAATCCGCGAGTGGCATGCCCAAAGGATTGAGCACCTGAAACAGGAATCGGGCTGGCTGAACCTCGCGGGGCTGTACTGGCTGCATGAGGGCAGCAATACCTTTGGTGCGGATGAGAAAAACGACATCTTGTTCCCGAAAGAACGAAGCAAACCTTTTCTGGGAGAATTTGTACTCAACAAGGGCAACGTTACCCTGCATGCCGGTCCGGGGGCTGAAATTTTCAATGGCGACCAGCCGGTAACCAGTCTGGATATTTTTCCTGGCGGAGAGGCAGTTACACTGAAACACAATTCCTTGCGCTGGTTCGTCATCAAAAGAGGAGACAAGTACGCGATCCGTTTGCGTGACCTCGAAAGTCCGTATCTGAAAGAATTCACCGGCATCGACCGATTTCCGGTTGAAACGAAGTGGCGCGTAAAAGCCCGCTTTGAGCCTACAACCGGTCGTACTGTCGCTATCACAGATGTTACCGGCCGGACCGACGAGCAGGTATCGCCGGGCAGACTGGTATTTACCAGAGATGGACAGGAGTACAGCCTTGATGCCGTAGGCACTACCGATGAGCTCTTCATTATTTTTGCCGACCTCACAAATAAGACCGAAACTTACGGATCCGGACGGTTTTTGTACTCGTCTGTTGAAAAAGATGGCTCCGCCTGGCTCGATTTCAACAAGGCGATCAATCCGCCCTGTGCGTTTTCACCCTACGCAACCTGCCCGTTGCCGCCTAAGCAAAACAAGCTGGCACTGGCCGTGAAGGCCGGTGAGATGCGCTACGGAGAACATTGA
- a CDS encoding tetratricopeptide repeat protein gives MSEINVTAQPDGQKSIAVLPFANLSQDMEQEYFSDGVTEEIINLLSRTPGLKVAGRTSSFTFKGKNQDLRSIGEQLGVSHILEGSVQMSGNRICITARLVNAADGQHLWSDQYDREIADIFDIQDEIALSILRQVKVQLFGEEPRATFKRYTNSPEAYQLYLHGRFFHNKFAGTTEFNKAIGYFQSALAIEPDYAIAHAGIASCYLNMWFYRLMPASRAIPLMTEATKRALELDPDIDESYLALARMHMLYEWDFASAAQAFEKALALNPNAPELHGQYGLYLALTGNTADAQEHIAQALSLEPFSLINNFYGGYVYWIAGDFGNAVAQGRKLAALDPAFWGGHMITGLNLITLQDYAEAQEALETAMEINYNGITLSACGALFGLSGEPESAHDILTQMASLSKSQVVSNYDFGIVHACIGESDTAVAYFQAAVDKHEPPMLFFRYIARDWLAGDLADERYHALIDRVAGMH, from the coding sequence ATGTCTGAAATAAATGTGACCGCTCAGCCTGACGGGCAAAAATCCATTGCAGTCCTGCCGTTTGCCAACCTGAGCCAGGATATGGAGCAGGAATATTTCAGTGACGGAGTTACCGAGGAAATTATCAATCTGCTCAGCCGCACGCCGGGGCTGAAGGTAGCCGGCCGTACTTCTTCTTTTACCTTCAAAGGAAAAAACCAGGACCTTCGCAGCATCGGGGAACAGCTGGGTGTGAGCCATATCCTGGAAGGCAGCGTGCAGATGTCGGGTAACCGCATCTGTATCACAGCCCGGCTCGTCAATGCGGCCGATGGGCAACACCTCTGGTCTGACCAGTACGACCGTGAGATTGCAGACATTTTTGATATACAGGATGAAATTGCGCTCTCAATCCTGCGGCAGGTGAAAGTGCAGCTGTTTGGCGAGGAGCCACGCGCCACATTCAAGCGCTATACAAATAGTCCGGAAGCTTACCAGCTATACCTGCACGGGCGGTTTTTTCATAATAAATTTGCCGGAACCACCGAGTTTAACAAGGCAATCGGCTACTTCCAGTCGGCACTCGCCATCGAGCCTGACTATGCAATCGCCCACGCCGGCATTGCCTCCTGCTACCTGAACATGTGGTTTTACAGGCTCATGCCGGCTTCCCGCGCAATCCCGCTGATGACCGAAGCCACGAAGCGTGCATTGGAGCTGGATCCCGACATTGATGAAAGCTACCTGGCACTCGCGCGTATGCACATGCTCTACGAGTGGGACTTTGCCAGTGCGGCGCAGGCATTCGAAAAAGCCCTGGCATTGAACCCCAATGCGCCCGAACTGCACGGCCAGTACGGGCTTTATCTCGCACTGACCGGCAATACGGCGGATGCACAGGAACACATTGCGCAAGCCTTGTCGCTGGAACCGTTTTCCCTGATCAACAACTTCTACGGCGGTTACGTGTACTGGATTGCGGGTGATTTCGGTAATGCGGTTGCGCAGGGCAGAAAGCTTGCCGCACTCGACCCTGCTTTTTGGGGCGGGCATATGATCACAGGCCTCAACCTGATTACCCTGCAGGATTATGCGGAAGCACAGGAAGCACTGGAAACTGCGATGGAGATCAACTATAATGGCATAACGCTCAGTGCCTGCGGCGCTTTGTTCGGCTTGTCCGGCGAGCCCGAAAGCGCGCATGATATACTGACTCAAATGGCCTCGCTCAGCAAATCGCAGGTGGTATCCAACTACGATTTCGGCATTGTGCATGCCTGTATCGGCGAGTCGGACACGGCAGTGGCGTACTTTCAGGCTGCGGTAGACAAGCACGAGCCTCCGATGCTTTTTTTCAGGTACATTGCGCGTGACTGGCTTGCGGGCGACCTGGCGGACGAAAGGTACCATGCATTAATCGACAGGGTTGCAGGCATGCATTGA
- a CDS encoding DUF4349 domain-containing protein, with translation MKHTLLVLVCMFCCFSCANEQGNNAVTEDVALMMQVPPPVDAQNNPAPAQNDKPKIARQLIKTGNVEFETDDIEKARKQILQAVTASQAYVGRDEQQSFPDKIQYTIAVRVPAAKFDDFLTAATRNVAHFDYKKIHVEDVTAQYLDFEARLKTKKDIEKRYLQLLASALKVGDILNIQKELGAIRTEIESTEGQLKYLGDQMQYSTLTIIFYEENVAPGGFFREVVPAFRKGWDIFLSFIIVLISLWPFLLTGAVIYLLSNAFIKKRKRRKALQSPAND, from the coding sequence ATGAAGCACACGTTACTAGTCCTGGTCTGCATGTTCTGCTGCTTTTCCTGCGCGAATGAACAGGGAAATAATGCTGTAACCGAGGATGTGGCCCTAATGATGCAGGTTCCTCCTCCTGTCGATGCACAGAATAATCCGGCTCCGGCCCAGAATGATAAACCTAAGATTGCCAGACAGCTGATCAAGACCGGGAACGTAGAGTTTGAGACGGATGACATTGAAAAGGCCAGAAAACAGATCCTGCAGGCCGTGACTGCAAGCCAGGCCTACGTCGGGCGTGATGAGCAGCAAAGCTTTCCGGACAAGATCCAGTACACCATCGCTGTAAGAGTCCCAGCCGCGAAATTTGACGATTTTCTGACTGCGGCTACGCGGAATGTTGCCCATTTCGACTACAAGAAGATCCATGTGGAAGACGTCACCGCACAGTACCTCGACTTTGAAGCACGCCTGAAAACAAAAAAGGACATCGAAAAAAGGTACCTTCAGCTACTGGCCTCCGCCTTAAAAGTGGGCGATATCCTCAACATTCAGAAAGAGCTCGGCGCCATACGTACCGAAATTGAGTCGACAGAGGGACAATTGAAGTACCTGGGCGATCAGATGCAATATTCTACCCTGACCATTATTTTTTACGAAGAAAATGTTGCCCCGGGCGGTTTTTTCCGTGAAGTAGTGCCTGCTTTCAGGAAAGGTTGGGACATCTTCCTCTCCTTCATCATTGTGCTCATCAGTCTCTGGCCTTTTCTGCTCACCGGTGCTGTCATTTACCTGCTTTCAAATGCATTTATAAAGAAGCGGAAGCGCCGGAAAGCATTGCAATCGCCGGCAAACGACTAG
- a CDS encoding chloride channel protein, whose amino-acid sequence MELKTYRVKKSRRVSAVLLAAVITGCFSALLADTLKVITEHYEESFLEKLHHNPYLIFIIPLFGLTIIHVLRYFLFHNKANKGIKEVLDTINKNAHTLPAYKIPSHYFNGFLTVIFGGSTGIEVSTVVSTAAIGALSSRKVDYLRRYRTALVCGGLAAGVTALFNAPVAGFLFAFEVFTRKKSKLHHAVVATAVLTSFLVTHFFFYHQIFHFAVTDWQLDALPYIVLLGILAGLNSVYLTKSVLFFKKFFAALPNDHTRILGGSLLISTLIFFVPHLYGEGYAGIKNVFTYAQAPSPAIVFSVLALLLLKPVATSVTLGAGGDGGVFAPSLFIGAFLGMLVCSILNHFFGLGLIPVNFVLIGMAAVLSGSIHAPFTSIFLVCALADNYVLFIPIVIASLVSKWVASAIFADSVYTYQVKQAG is encoded by the coding sequence ATGGAGCTTAAAACTTACCGCGTAAAAAAATCCCGCAGGGTATCTGCAGTCCTTCTTGCAGCAGTGATCACAGGCTGTTTTTCCGCACTTCTGGCCGACACGCTGAAAGTGATCACAGAGCATTATGAAGAGTCTTTTCTGGAAAAACTGCATCATAACCCCTACCTGATTTTTATTATTCCTCTTTTCGGATTGACGATCATCCACGTACTGCGCTACTTCTTGTTTCATAACAAAGCAAACAAAGGGATCAAGGAGGTACTCGACACGATCAACAAAAACGCGCATACCCTGCCGGCCTACAAGATTCCCTCCCATTATTTCAACGGATTTCTGACGGTGATTTTTGGCGGCTCAACGGGCATTGAAGTGTCGACCGTAGTGTCCACAGCCGCCATCGGCGCTTTGTCGAGCCGGAAAGTAGATTACCTGCGCAGGTACCGGACTGCACTCGTGTGCGGCGGTCTGGCAGCGGGCGTGACAGCCCTTTTCAATGCACCTGTCGCCGGTTTCCTGTTTGCATTTGAGGTTTTTACACGTAAAAAAAGCAAGCTGCACCACGCAGTCGTGGCTACGGCCGTACTTACTTCTTTCCTGGTCACGCACTTCTTCTTTTACCACCAGATTTTTCACTTTGCCGTAACCGACTGGCAACTGGATGCACTTCCCTACATCGTTTTGCTCGGCATCCTGGCGGGGCTGAACTCGGTGTACCTGACAAAAAGTGTCTTATTTTTTAAGAAATTCTTTGCCGCTCTGCCCAATGATCATACCCGCATCCTAGGCGGCTCACTGCTGATATCAACCCTCATCTTTTTCGTCCCACATCTGTACGGAGAAGGTTATGCGGGCATCAAAAACGTGTTTACCTATGCACAAGCCCCCTCTCCTGCGATTGTTTTTTCGGTACTCGCCCTGCTCCTGCTGAAACCGGTGGCTACTTCGGTGACCCTTGGCGCAGGGGGTGACGGTGGTGTTTTTGCTCCGAGCCTGTTTATCGGTGCTTTCCTCGGGATGCTGGTATGCAGTATCCTCAACCACTTTTTCGGGCTGGGACTTATTCCTGTCAATTTTGTCCTGATCGGCATGGCGGCGGTACTCAGCGGCAGCATCCACGCGCCTTTTACATCTATTTTCCTGGTTTGTGCACTCGCAGACAATTACGTCCTCTTCATCCCGATTGTCATTGCCAGCCTCGTTTCCAAGTGGGTCGCCTCAGCCATCTTTGCTGATTCAGTTTATACGTACCAGGTAAAACAGGCCGGATAA
- a CDS encoding RagB/SusD family nutrient uptake outer membrane protein has product MKKHLHRIILIIIPAMLASCFDIAEKPVGLLDPQAIFRTPKDVEAVIFGAYGWIASERLYGRQFVSALMLRDDMSDIGDRGTPAERQQVNDFNMDDNNYMVYQFWPYWYQVISAANAAITGAGSLGVPAAEINPLVAEARFIRAFAYFHLVRLFGDIPYVDFFIADAESVSKLNRTPAAVVYKGIRADLEFAKQWLPDKQPAEVRSRATKGTAAAYLADLYLTLHDYTGAYREAKWVIENKSRFGYDLEPDFQTLFQAPQANDMQEHIFAIDFLGLQIGLAGANDDIMAPMTGIRGGDAPRSGWSVIVPSQRVFDTWDGRDYRKQVSFDTTILIGGKVVPYTEFPNVRRPHIAKYARFAGNSNAEGRDSDQNYAAMRYAEVLLIAAEAAGELGGTTNEAMGYVNEVRARARNRAGTLTDFPADVDPKLSKEEFISLVLEERRLELAFEYKRWYDIQRRKLGEVAFKDSSSLEPHANFSPGRDYLMPIPRVDLQTNPNLTQNPGY; this is encoded by the coding sequence ATGAAAAAACATTTACACAGAATCATCCTGATCATAATCCCGGCCATGCTGGCATCGTGCTTTGACATAGCCGAAAAGCCGGTCGGCCTGCTGGATCCACAAGCCATATTCAGAACACCGAAAGATGTAGAAGCCGTCATCTTCGGGGCTTATGGATGGATTGCTTCGGAGCGCCTGTATGGACGGCAGTTTGTGTCGGCACTCATGCTTCGCGACGACATGTCAGACATCGGTGATCGCGGCACGCCGGCAGAACGCCAGCAGGTAAATGATTTCAACATGGACGATAACAACTACATGGTCTACCAGTTCTGGCCTTACTGGTACCAGGTTATCAGCGCGGCGAATGCGGCCATCACCGGTGCAGGGTCGCTGGGTGTTCCCGCTGCCGAGATCAACCCGCTGGTGGCGGAAGCACGCTTTATTCGTGCATTTGCGTACTTCCATCTGGTGCGGCTGTTCGGCGACATTCCCTACGTTGATTTTTTCATTGCCGATGCGGAGTCCGTCAGCAAGCTGAACCGTACCCCTGCTGCGGTGGTGTATAAAGGCATCAGGGCAGACCTTGAATTTGCCAAACAATGGCTGCCGGACAAGCAGCCTGCCGAGGTAAGAAGCCGTGCTACCAAAGGCACCGCCGCTGCCTACCTGGCGGATCTTTACCTCACCCTGCACGATTACACGGGTGCATACCGGGAAGCCAAATGGGTGATCGAAAATAAGTCCAGATTTGGCTACGACCTCGAACCCGACTTCCAGACACTATTTCAGGCGCCTCAGGCCAATGATATGCAGGAACATATTTTTGCAATCGACTTCCTCGGGTTGCAGATCGGACTCGCCGGAGCCAACGACGACATCATGGCTCCCATGACAGGCATTCGGGGCGGTGATGCGCCGCGCAGTGGTTGGAGCGTGATTGTACCAAGCCAGCGGGTTTTTGATACCTGGGACGGTCGCGATTACCGCAAGCAAGTAAGCTTCGACACCACGATCCTGATCGGAGGCAAAGTGGTACCGTATACCGAATTTCCCAACGTCAGGCGGCCGCATATCGCGAAGTACGCGCGGTTTGCAGGTAATTCCAATGCCGAGGGCCGGGACTCCGACCAGAACTATGCGGCCATGCGCTATGCCGAAGTGCTGCTGATTGCTGCCGAAGCCGCCGGGGAGCTGGGCGGAACCACGAATGAGGCAATGGGTTATGTGAATGAAGTACGTGCGCGCGCCAGGAACCGGGCAGGTACCCTCACAGACTTCCCTGCAGATGTCGATCCGAAGCTCAGCAAAGAAGAATTTATCAGCCTGGTGCTGGAAGAACGCCGGCTGGAACTTGCGTTTGAATACAAGCGGTGGTATGACATTCAGCGCAGGAAACTGGGTGAGGTCGCATTCAAAGATTCCAGCTCGCTTGAACCCCATGCCAATTTCAGCCCGGGACGCGATTACCTGATGCCCATTCCGCGGGTAGACCTGCAAACCAACCCCAACCTGACACAGAATCCCGGGTACTAA
- a CDS encoding TonB-dependent receptor, with amino-acid sequence MRKPVRDGDQRNRIPRMCFLHLLLIFSFFHLASAGDVWSQELLGKKVTIRVENEEMRTLLKRIQKQTSVRFAFSSRLIQSEKKVSLSAQDKPLSEVLDELLLPRGLMYEVKGKSVVIKPAERTGAIEGATSKAALSQPVLAEIAIRGKVTDAQTSEPLPGVNILLKGTQTGTSTDKDGRYQIRVPENHTTLMFSFVGYTSLETVAGRQTEINVALKTDHKALEEVLVVGYGTVKKSDVTGSLSSVRSEDITAYPALSAIQALQGRAAGVQIQANNGEPGSSFKVRVRGSSSINANSEPLYVVDGLVGGAMPPPEDIESVEILKDASATSIYGSRGSNGVMMITTKKGVPGKTTIAYNTSYSSQKEIRRLDLLNATQFLDYVREVRPDIESGGYDTNWQDMILRTGSIQNHQLSLTGGNDAVRYYISGSLYNQKGIIINSDYKRFSITSNIDIQATKRLKVGLNLFAQRVKRNQSKTQEESAALTPGVIAAAYKFAPDQPIRDSSGQFTISRVDVPIDNPYAIATQLQNESLADLMQGNVLAEYTLLPSVKLRATLGASTNSGRIGNYIPSTLNDGRNVGGSATVAGLKSTLMLNEDYLLYQKKLGENHDLSAMAGFSYQTSSVENWSATGQSFLTDVVSFWDLGGSSVWQSPTSSLTQWQLASLYARLTYSLADRYLFTANFRRDGSSNFSKNHKWANFPSAAIAWKMSSEPFMKDMHVISQWKWRASYGLTGNQAISPYQTLARFSNVYTVINGVAVNGIRPTSVANEDLTWETTKQFNIGADISFFRNRINLVADYYRRVTYDLLFAVQLPRYSGYVDQLQNVGSVENKGFEVSLNSRNLDGAFKWGTELNLSLNRNKVLQLPGGDDILYNSAPGHMVGIGQSQILREGAPVGSFYGWIYDGVYQENDQFLPGAGFEKTAGGEKFRDVNGTKDASGKLTGKPDGILNSDDRQIIGNPHPKYTLGFNNDFRWKGFDLNAFFQVSQGNDLLSYTLMELNLLSAINNATTEALDRWTPTHTNTSVPKASAGRSRRVSTRWVYDGSFIRLKNMAIGYNLPRPALEKLRLSKFRIYASAQNILTFTHYKGYDPEVNYSSEGNTQVNRNLGLDYASYPNAKSYTVGLSIGF; translated from the coding sequence ATGAGAAAGCCTGTCCGGGACGGGGATCAGCGCAACAGGATACCGCGCATGTGCTTTCTGCATCTGTTGCTGATTTTCAGCTTTTTTCATCTGGCCTCTGCGGGTGACGTATGGTCGCAGGAGTTGCTGGGCAAAAAGGTCACGATCCGGGTGGAAAATGAAGAGATGCGGACGCTGCTCAAACGCATTCAGAAGCAGACCAGTGTCCGGTTCGCATTCAGTTCCAGGCTGATACAATCTGAGAAGAAAGTATCGCTCTCGGCCCAGGACAAGCCGCTTTCGGAAGTTCTGGACGAGCTGCTTCTGCCGCGCGGGCTGATGTATGAAGTGAAGGGCAAAAGCGTCGTGATCAAACCGGCCGAACGTACCGGGGCTATCGAGGGTGCAACTTCCAAAGCTGCTCTCTCCCAGCCTGTTCTGGCCGAGATTGCGATCAGAGGCAAGGTGACCGATGCACAGACTTCCGAACCGTTGCCCGGTGTTAACATATTGCTGAAAGGCACCCAGACCGGCACGTCTACAGACAAGGACGGCCGGTATCAGATACGCGTTCCGGAAAACCATACTACCCTGATGTTCAGCTTTGTCGGGTACACTTCACTCGAAACTGTGGCAGGCAGGCAGACGGAAATCAATGTCGCCCTGAAAACGGATCACAAGGCATTGGAGGAAGTGCTGGTCGTAGGGTATGGTACGGTAAAAAAAAGTGATGTTACGGGTTCGCTCTCCTCGGTAAGGTCCGAAGATATTACGGCTTACCCCGCCCTGAGCGCTATACAGGCACTTCAGGGCCGGGCAGCCGGTGTACAGATCCAGGCCAACAACGGTGAGCCGGGATCTTCCTTCAAGGTCCGTGTCCGGGGTAGCAGCTCGATCAATGCCAATAGTGAACCTCTCTATGTAGTGGATGGCCTGGTAGGCGGCGCAATGCCGCCTCCAGAAGACATCGAGTCCGTTGAAATTCTCAAAGATGCATCGGCTACTTCCATCTACGGCTCACGCGGGTCCAACGGGGTGATGATGATTACCACAAAAAAGGGAGTACCCGGTAAAACGACCATCGCGTACAACACATCCTATTCTTCGCAGAAAGAAATCCGCCGGCTGGATTTGCTGAATGCAACCCAGTTTCTGGACTATGTCCGGGAGGTGCGGCCTGACATAGAATCAGGTGGGTATGACACCAACTGGCAGGACATGATCCTGCGAACCGGCAGCATTCAGAACCACCAGCTATCGCTTACCGGCGGCAATGATGCGGTGCGATACTACATTTCAGGATCGCTGTACAATCAGAAAGGCATTATCATCAACTCGGATTACAAGCGGTTTTCCATCACCAGCAACATTGATATCCAAGCCACCAAGCGGCTGAAAGTAGGACTTAACCTTTTTGCGCAGCGCGTCAAAAGGAACCAGTCGAAAACACAGGAAGAATCGGCAGCGCTGACGCCCGGCGTGATTGCTGCTGCCTACAAGTTTGCCCCCGACCAGCCTATCCGGGACTCATCCGGACAATTTACCATTTCCAGGGTTGACGTTCCCATTGATAACCCGTATGCCATCGCTACGCAGCTGCAGAATGAATCCCTGGCTGACCTCATGCAGGGCAATGTACTGGCGGAATATACTTTGCTTCCAAGCGTAAAGCTGAGGGCAACACTGGGGGCTTCCACCAACAGCGGCCGCATCGGCAACTACATTCCATCCACGCTGAACGACGGCCGGAATGTGGGCGGCTCGGCCACGGTTGCCGGACTGAAAAGCACGCTGATGCTCAATGAAGATTATCTGCTGTATCAGAAAAAACTCGGAGAAAACCATGATCTGTCGGCCATGGCGGGGTTTTCATACCAAACATCCTCTGTTGAAAACTGGTCAGCTACCGGCCAGTCCTTTCTGACGGATGTGGTTTCTTTCTGGGATCTGGGAGGATCGTCGGTGTGGCAAAGCCCCACATCATCCCTGACGCAGTGGCAGCTTGCATCGCTTTATGCAAGGCTTACGTACTCCCTGGCAGACCGGTATCTTTTCACGGCCAATTTCCGCCGGGACGGTTCATCCAATTTCAGCAAGAACCATAAGTGGGCCAACTTTCCGTCTGCTGCCATTGCCTGGAAAATGTCGTCCGAGCCTTTCATGAAAGACATGCACGTCATTTCGCAATGGAAATGGCGCGCGAGCTATGGACTTACCGGTAACCAGGCGATCAGCCCGTATCAGACGCTCGCGCGTTTTTCCAATGTATATACGGTGATCAATGGTGTGGCCGTAAACGGCATCCGGCCAACTTCGGTAGCCAATGAAGACCTGACCTGGGAAACGACAAAGCAATTTAACATCGGGGCAGATATCAGCTTTTTCAGGAACCGGATTAACTTGGTCGCTGATTATTACCGGCGGGTGACGTACGATCTGTTGTTTGCCGTTCAGCTGCCACGCTACTCGGGCTATGTCGACCAGCTACAAAATGTCGGGTCGGTCGAAAATAAGGGCTTTGAAGTAAGCCTGAACTCCCGCAATCTGGACGGGGCGTTCAAATGGGGTACCGAGCTCAACTTGTCGCTCAACAGGAACAAGGTTCTCCAATTACCCGGGGGCGATGATATCCTTTACAACTCTGCCCCGGGACATATGGTAGGCATCGGTCAGTCGCAGATACTTCGGGAGGGAGCGCCTGTGGGGAGTTTTTACGGCTGGATTTATGACGGTGTGTATCAGGAAAATGACCAGTTTCTGCCGGGTGCAGGTTTTGAAAAGACGGCTGGCGGAGAGAAGTTCAGGGACGTTAACGGAACCAAAGATGCCAGTGGAAAGCTCACAGGGAAGCCCGACGGTATCCTCAACAGCGACGACCGGCAGATTATCGGCAACCCTCATCCCAAGTATACCCTGGGGTTCAACAACGATTTCAGGTGGAAAGGATTTGACCTGAATGCATTTTTCCAGGTATCGCAGGGCAACGATCTGCTGAGCTACACGCTGATGGAACTGAACCTGCTTTCGGCAATCAATAATGCCACCACCGAGGCATTGGATCGTTGGACGCCCACACACACCAATACGTCAGTACCCAAAGCCTCCGCCGGTCGCAGCAGGCGGGTGTCCACGCGCTGGGTATATGATGGTAGTTTTATCAGGTTAAAAAACATGGCAATCGGCTACAATCTGCCGCGGCCGGCACTCGAAAAGCTGCGCCTGTCCAAGTTCCGTATTTATGCAAGCGCTCAGAATATCCTGACATTTACGCACTACAAAGGCTATGACCCTGAGGTGAATTACTCGTCTGAGGGCAATACGCAGGTGAACCGGAACCTCGGTCTCGATTACGCCAGCTACCCCAATGCAAAGTCCTACACCGTGGGGCTCAGCATTGGATTCTAA